In Oncorhynchus nerka isolate Pitt River linkage group LG21, Oner_Uvic_2.0, whole genome shotgun sequence, the genomic window CTGATACTCAGAAGCCTggggaactgtagcctactgtactgtagtgtctgaTAATCACTGATACTCAGAAGCCTggggaactgtagcctactgtactgtagtgtctgaTGCTACAAAGGGAATACAATGCAAACCAGCACGACCACAGTTTTGACTTCCTAAAATAAAGTTGTCACGTTTTGTTTATTATCTTAGGTTGTTGTAAGATAGACTTGTTTTAACTCTAGTTTCACTGCACCCTTTCTGTAGTGGCTAGTGTGTCAGGCCAACACAACATTTAAATCACACTACTACAGATAGCTATTATGTTTTCCTTAGATATTTTTACTACCCACAGATCACACCCTCTTAGTCTGATACCCTCTAAACATTATTGTCCTTCTCTGTTTGCTTGGGTGGCTTGTTGGGTGGATAGCACAGTTGGAATGTGGTGTGCCCAACCTTCAATAAAGGTGTATGTAGTAGTAACTAGGATGATTCTTGTTGGATATGTTTTTATGCCGTGTGAACTTTGGGCATTGTTTGGCATTACACTATAGCCTTTTGGTGTTCTGGCATTTCATCCCAAATATGTCTAGAATCTATTATTGGTAATGACAACTAATCAGTGGTTTAATGTCATTACTAGATAATTCAATCTCCAATGTTTTAAGGTGGAAATGAATTTAGATTGGTTTGATTGAAGTCAGTAAATGTGAGTGAATAGCACCCTGGAATCTAACATGCCACATTCCAGTGTTTCTCCATTGGAAGTCTACCAATGAGGAATCACACTGTTTTAATAATGTGTATCTCTTAGTGCTGACTCACTTGATTTAGAAAAGAAGTGCCTATTCAACAATGTCTATAACAAAACTATCTTTATTGATTTTGCCAAGGTAAGACAAAGTAAATATATTAAAAGACAGGAATGCAGGTGTGTAGGaatggagagaaagtgagagagagagagagagagagagagagagagagtgtgatgtagaacaggagagaggaacaggtcTACCAAGTCTGTTCCTCTGGTCTAGTGCCTTCATGATGACACACCTGTTCGTTGGGGTGGAGCTGAGACAGGTGGCTGCTCTTTaactagagagaggagacacgGCTAGCGAGAGAGGTACAGCGAGGAGAGGGAAGTGAGGAGTAAGGTCATTTCACTGGGACTGACAGAACGCACACAGCCTCCCAGGATGTTCAGCAAGAAGAAGGAGTACGACCTGGTGAAAGTGGCCCAGTGAGTTTGCCCTCCGTTGCCTGAACTTTGATGTGTCATGtttccttctcttttctctgtcttttaTTTCTCTTTTTCATTTCATCTCAGCCTGCTTGTATTCCCTGTAGGGGCGACCTGGAATCTAGTCCACTGCACATGTGGGCATTTGTTGACTGGTCTTTTCTATGTCCGACTTGGAATGATAGTGTTCTTTTGAGAGTCCGCAGTCTTCCAGGAAAATGCAGGAGAGGATTTAGATGAAGTATCAGATTTGATCTATGAGCACTTAGTATCGTCTCATTGCTACCTTACATAAGCGTAAAATATATCTTATCTGCCGCCGATTGATGATGAGACAAGACAATAATTTCTGTAGTAAACTGTCACAATTTGTTTACTTTACTGAGAAAAGAGTAATCTCATTGGTTTTTGGACTGTGTTGTATGTAACCACTGATGTGTGCCTTTAGCAATGGGGTGTGACATGAAGGTGCATTGAACTTCCACATCGCTCTCAGTATTCAGTAGATGGCTGCTCTGACTAATTATGTAGACAGAGCAAAAATAGCTCTGATGGATAATACTATGTTACACAAAGGTGGCCTGGCCCGGTAACAAAGAGCCCAGAGCACATTAAAGCACTGTTTGAAGAAGTGTGATCTCACAGAAGTGACTGACAGACAGCAGATGTGGAATGTGTTTCGGTACATCGCTGGAAGGCTCAGGATTTATGTTTATGTAGAGAAGAGGGTATGTACTGTGTGTTCTGTCGCTTAAACAGGTTCTATCAGATTTGTGTATATACAAAGTTGCATAGAGATGAATAGATAGTATGTTTTTGTGAAATATGTGCTATGTTCCTTTCAAGTGTGCCTTGATAAATCAATAATCTGAGGATTATGTTTCAGTTCCTTTACATCACTGAACACTGTGTCCCTCACCACATGCAGGAACACCCTCCACATCACTCCTACACTGGGGTGTGTCTTGGTGCTACAGGGTGTAGAGTCTGGATCCTTTGCAGCTCTCTATCTTATAGAACCAGCAGGGTGACTTTTAGGCTTCCCTTTAGTGTCTGCCTGTCACACTCCTACTCACCCTgacatgtgtgtgtgctgtttgcTTTGGTACGGTAGCTATGCATTATCTAACTCCTTTTAACCTTCTTTAGGATGTGACAGGGTATGACAGGATATGTCTGCCAAACCTATGTGGACTTTGTCATTTTACCACATATACTAACAGAGATAAGCAGTTGCCTAAATGACTCAGAACTGTCAACAAGGCATGTATGAGATACTGGATACCACAATGTTAAAACAGTAAATCTCTCCCCCCACTATCACTATTCGTTTTATTGTCCCATTGGAATGTAATTGCATTCATCAGCTATTAACTTTGATCAAAGTGATTCATGGGGACATCAGTAGAATTCCATGTGCTATGTCACCCATTCACTGTACATTCCTGAGGACACTCCTCAATAATCCATCAATGTGAGGGTGTGTACGAATAAATAGCTGACTTTCATAACAGCGACTACGAGTAGGAATGACAGAACAATAAGTACAAGAACATACAGACTTAAAGATGTGTTGATTGCTAGATGAGTGTAGATGAGTGACAGTCCTTTGTGGAGTTGGATGGGGGAGGCTGAAGAATACTTTTTGTTCTGCCTGAGTCTGGTTCTCATTTTGATTATTCTACCAAACCTGGAGTCTGGTTCTCATTTGGATTATTCTACCAAACCTGGAGTCTGGTTCTCATTTGGATTATTCTACCAAACCTGGAGTCTGGTTCTCATTTAGATTATTCTACCAAACATGGAGTCTGGTTCTCATTTTGATTATTCTACCAAACATGGAGTCTGGTTCCTGAACATTCAGGTTGCTCTACTGATCTTTCTTAGATAGGCCTACTGATTTCAACAATGTGTCAATTACACTGATGTGAATGGAGGTTTGTATTTTCTCTTCCCAGGAGCCAAGGTAATGATGTGGCCGTGCTGGTGGCGCGTATGCAGAGCAATGCAGACCGGGTAGAGAAGAATGTGCTGCGCTCTGAGGAGCTGATGGCTGTGGTAAGAGGTCCTACCATCCCTACCCACACACTGCCTGTGTATGTAATTACACAGTTATACATACACCTTTACCTAACACGTTTCACAGATCATTTATCAATGTGCAATTCAACACAAATGTGTCATGATGGGGAGTGCCTTTCTGTTTCTGTTCCAGGACACAGTGAATGACAAGAAGGGCAGGCCATTACTGCACCAGAAGGAGAATACAGAGATCCTAGCTGAGGCTGAGGGGCTGCTGAAGGATCTGTTCCTGGATCTGGACCGGGCCAAGAAGCTTTCACACCCACaggctggagagatagagatTGAGTGAGTTCcagcaagaacacacacacacacacacacacacacacacacacacacacacacacacacacacacacacacacacacacacacacacgttatctctttccctctttcaatATGCCTCTTATTTCTCCTTTTTATCTGGTCCTCAGTGTGAGAAACCTCCATGACCGCTGGTCTAAGGACTGTACCATGTACCGGGACCTGTATGAGGCAGTCCAGGAGGTGGAGCTCACTCCCAGGATTGACTGGTCTCAGGTGCTGGAGGAGAAACAGGTGAGCCTGCCATATCCTTGGTAACACTCTATTTAAGACCAGTATGACCGTAGACGGTACTGTCCTGCCATTATATAACAACTTTGGTTGACCACCACTTTCTGCTGGTGCAACCAAACCTTTGGTATTAGCTCCTAGTTGCTTGGAGTAACATATATTTCTGAATGTAGTATTAGTGGTACAAAACTTTATTATCCCCAGGGGGAAAACAGCCAAACAAAGTTAACAAGACATGTGGTCGAGGTAAACATACAGCTGAACTAGAGGATTTACTgtacctgtgtgttgtgttgtgtgttatagAAACAGATAAGTGCAGAGAGGTACGGGCCCAACCTGTCTGATGTGGAGAAGCAGATTGCCTCTCATAACATCCTGCACCAGGAAATCGAGGCCTACGGCTCCCAAATGAACCGCAGCAGCACTGGCTCTCCGGTAACGACTACAAAGCCCTCGGCTGCTTTCTTCATTCTGAATCTCACCAAAACTAGGGATAAACTCGAAACAATGATTATCATGGTTTGTTTTCTGTCCACAGGCAAAGTTGTCTACCTTTCAGAGACAGTACACAGATCTCTTGGTGAGTCCAGAAGTTATGTAATACATCTGTGTGTGCATTAAAGTATGGCTCTGACATGTCAAAGGGGCTCAGAATGCTACACTGTTGTGGTTGTATTTGAACCTTCAACCATCGTTGACTATAAGAtagtccaggtgtgactgatCTGTCTCTCCTCATGCTGTGTGGTGCAGGAGGCCTCCCTGTGGAGACACAGGTACCTGGCCTCTCTGTATGACTACATGCAGGGCTGCAGTAAGGAGCTGGTCTACCTGAGCGAGTACCAGGAGAGGATCCTCAGGAAGGACTGGAGCGACCGCATGCTGGACCCCCCAGGGGTGCGCATGGAGTACGAGAAGTTCAAAAACAACACTCTGCTAACACATGAGAGCGAGACCAACCAGCTACAGATGGATGGGGATCGTCTCGTTGAAATGAAGCACCCTGCCAGCTCCACAATACGGGTATGTTTATATGGCTACAAAATGTAAACCTTTCCCATTGTAATAGCTTAAGTATAGGACATTGAGTTACTCACCACATGTGTTACTCACCACATCATCTACTCTGATCTTCCATGGGGCAATATGCTTGGTTTGTCTCAGGCACACAGCGACGCATTGCAGAATGAGTGGCAGAGCTTCCTAAACCTGTGTATCTGCCAGGAGGTACACCTTGACAACATAGACAACTACAGGAAGGTACGTCATCTCTTACCCTGGGAAATGACGTTTCTTATGGCTCGTTGTCATGGCTCAATGTAACATTGCTCCTATGTGTGTTCCTACCTACAGTACCAGCTGGATGTGGAGACCTTGTCTGAGTCCATGAAGAGACTCAACTCTAATCTGGACCCCAAATCACTGAACAACAAGAACAACCCAGAGATCCTGCTACAGCTTGAGGTGAGATTTGGTTTATTCTTTGTATCTAAGTTCAGTCGTTTCTATGACGTACAGCATTATTTCAATCTGTTCTCTAATATCTTCTGTACCTCATATcctcagggtgatgagagagcgatagagaggaacGAACAGCGCCTCGTAGCCCTGAGGGAGTTCAGCAGCACCATTGCCCCTCTGAAGCTGCGGCGCCTCCGCCCCACCAAACCCACCCCTGTGGTGTCCCTGTGTGAATGGACCAATGGAGAGGTAGAAAATAGCTTCATAGAATAGCATTGTGAGAGTTCTGAGAAGCTAAAGGGCAAGCTAATGTCCTGTCAATTGACAGCTGTAGCACAATATAATGATGGAAACTCCTGTCACCCTTAGGACTCAGTGTCTCAAGCAGAGAAGCTCATGCTAAAGTCCAACTTAGACGATGAGAACTGGGAGGTCCAGACCAGCACTGGGAAGACCAAAACCCTGCCTGGAGCCTGCTTCCTGGTCCCACCGCCAGACACTGAGGCCATTGAGAAAGTggaaaggtaaagagagagaaaaaaagactcCTTATTACAATGACCCAAAACTTAACCACCATCCCAGGCGAACtgtaatgtgtgtttgtgtgtccagtctgGACAGAGAGCTTTCTAACCTGAAGAGAAAGAGAACTACTCTGATGGCCTCCCTGAGGAGCCCCGGTGTGGAGGTGGTGCGCTCAGTGAGAGCAGGTGAGTGGAACATCACTCCACTTGCTAAGAACTTTAGCAGAAATCATTTAGTTTGAACTCACAGTGGGACCCTAGTAGATACAGGGGACTAGACTCAGTGTGGCCCTCTCCTGTCCCCTTATTTCTCACTGTGCCCTCTGCTTGTCCTCAGCCCCAGTGGCTAATGCCCCAGTGGACCCAAAGACCACGGTGCTGGCCAGCCAGCTGGACAAGATCAGCGAGAACCTGGACCACAGTGAGAAGGACATTCTGAGCCGGCTGAGGGCCCCTCTGGATCGCAGTGACCCCACACGTGACCTGGCCAACAGGCTGAAGGAGCATGAGGTGAAGTGATTGTTTTTTATTTCAGACCACTGCAGCCTGCTACATAGCATCATTATAATGGACAGTGTGTTTCTGGAGTGTGATATCCATGGTGTGTTTTGCCCTGCAGAGGGACACCCTGACTGTTAGGAACCTGGAGGCAGAGAAGGCAGCGGTCCAGAGAGATATGGATCCCATGCTAGCCCAGAAGCCCCTTGGGCCCACCACCTCCGCCCTGTCCCTCAAACTGAGTGGTCTTAACAACAAGTTTGACGACACCAACGTCCTCTGTGACCTGTACAACAAAAAGTAAGAATTTAGTTTAcaatgtgaaataaataaaaactatgTAAAGGTTGCATTAGCTATATGTTCTTATTTTTTGACTTATTATTTACATCCAATTCCTCAAGATTATTCTCACTCACTAATTTCTTTATCTTGTCCAGAGCCACAGCTTCCATGTTCTTGGAGAGGCAGATAAATATGGTGGACAACTCAGTCTCTAGCTTTGAGGAGCAGCTGGCTGAAGATGCTGCCATCCCTGATGTTCCCAACGTCCTCCAAACACGGATCGCAAAGCTTCAGGTAACAGTATTTCAGTCATTAGACTACTTAAAGTTCATCACACATCATGTCATTATGATGGACTCTTACAAGTTGCAGTGAGTGTTTTGCTTTGATTGACCCATCCTCTTTGATCAGtctcctgtgtttctctcttgTCCTACAAACAGAACATGCGCAAGGATGTAGCGTTAAAGCAGGACGAGATGCTGAAGCTGAGCAGGGACTTGGAGTCCACAGAGCAGCTGAGCAGGTCCTTGCAGAAGGGCTTCAATGAGTACTGCCCAGACATCCGCCGCCAGCAGACAGAGGTCAAACACCTGAAGAACCGCTATGCCAACGTCAACAGTCAGCTACAGGAGAGGTGAGAACCCCATCTGTCCCAcagctaaactcagcaaaaaagaagcatccctttttcaggaccctgtctttcaaagataattcatagaaatccaaataacttcacagatcttcattgtaaagggtttaaacactgtttcccatgcttgttcaatgaaccataaacaattaataaacatgcacctgtggaacagtcgttaacacactaacagcttacagacggtaggcaattaaggtcacagttatgaaaacttaggacactaaagaggcctttctactgactctgaaaaacaccaaaagaaagatgcccaggttccctgctcatctgcgtgaacgtgcattaggcatgctgcaaggaggcattaggactgcagatgtggccagggcaataaattgcaatgtctgtactgtgagacgcctaagacagcactacagggagacaggatagactgctgatcatcctcgcagtggcagaccacatgtaacaacacctgcacaggatcggtacatccgaatatcacacctgcgggacaggtacaggatggcaacaacaactgcccgagttacaccaggaacgcacaatctctccatcagtgctcagactgtccgtaataggctgagagaggctggactgagggcttgtaggcctgttgtaaggcaggtcctcaccagacatcaccggcaacaatgtcgtctatgggcacaaacccaccgttgctggaccagacaggactggcaaaaagtgctcttcactgaggagtcgtggttttgtctcaccgggggtgatggtcagattcgcgtttatcgtcgaaggaatgagcattacaccgaggcctgtactctggagtgggatcgatgagggtccgtcatggtctgcgTGATTTCCTACAAGGCAGGaacgtcagtgttctgccatggccagcaaagagcccggatctacgtctgggacctgttacccccccccccccagaaatgttcaggaacttgcagatgccttggtggaagagtggaatAACATCTCACAGCAGGAACTGGAAaaactggtgcagtccatgaggaggagacgcactgcagtacttattgcagctggtggccacaccagatactgactgttacttttgattttgacccccactttgttcaggtacacattattccatttctgttagtcacatgtctttggaacttgttcagtttatgtctcagttgttgaatcttgttatgttcacacaaatatttacacataaaataaacgcagttgactgtgagaggacgtttctttttatgCTGAGTTTTTATGTCACAGTTATATATGTCTTGTGTCTGTGGTTACTTCTGTGGTCTATGATATACTGATGCTTAATAAAAAATCTATTGTTATAGAACGATTCTGCTGCAAGAGGCAACCAATAAGAATCAAGGCTTCCAGAGCTCTGTCCAATCATTGAACTTATTTTTGACCAACCTGCCTAATAATACGATCAATCCAAGTGATGGACTTTCTCAAATTAACTTCAAGCAGAACTCTCAGAAGGTTTGTGGGTTTATTTTTGTGTTATTTTATCTCAACAATTGTCCGTGCTATGAACATCGTCAGTTTTCTGCAGTACATTTATTTTGTTCTTATTGTGTGTTTGCTTTCTTTTCAGAGAGTGGTGGAGGACATAAAAAGGAAATCAGATGATGTGGGCCTAGCAGTGAAACAGTCCCGTGACTTGCAGAATGTCCTCAATGtgagttaaaaaaaatacatctaATCAGAGCTACCATTAAAAATGTCCGTATCAGTTGAAGGGTTTTGGTCAATGTTGTTCTTAAAAGAGAATTCACCATGTCTCGTAGGAGTATGAGGCCAAATCTGATAAGTACCGTGGTACACTGAAAGATGTGGATGATGAAGATGCCAAAAGACGTCACACATCCGCCATGGCTGACGCTGTGCTTAAAAAGGTATTGTGGACCTGAGAGACTGCAACAATCCTCATCCTATATTTGACTTAATTTGCATTCAAGTTTGGGCATTGATTCAATATCCATGATCTGACTAGGCTGTATGTTTCTGTTTCAGGAAAGAGCTCTACTGAACCTCTACTCAGAGGTGTCTGCAGAGAATGATCAGCTTCTCAACAAGATGGGATTGGCTAAGAACATAATTGCCCAAGTATGACACAATTACTTTGTAAAACATCAACACAGTGGATTCTGTAATTCCTAATTAAAAAACCCACTCTAGTATAGGTTAAACTATATTGTCCACTGTTACCTGCTCTGAACAGAATGAAGAGAAGGTGAGCCAGGTGGTGGTGAAACAGGAGCGCCAGCTGCAGAGCCAGCAGAAAGACCTGGAGGAAACAGACGTTCTAAAGAGAGAGCTGGCGGATGAGACCACCAGGCGCTCCCATGCTGAGAATGAACTAGCAACATACAGAAAGAGGTTTATTTCACTGAAAAGCCGTAGAGGTGTGGAACgaatggaggagagggaagtTGTGCAGTACTACCGTGACCCCAAACTAGAGGGTGACCTGGTGTCCCTGAAGAGTAGAATCAAAGATGAGACTACAAAACACTCTGGCACCCAGACAGAGATAAAGGTTGTCAATGAGAATATCATCCGCCGGGAGACTGAGCTGACAAATGTCAAACCTAGGCTGTTGACCAAGGTGTTGACTGAGTTTGAGAGGGACCCCCAGCTTGACAAGGAGGCCACCAAGCTGAGAGAGGAGATGCGCAAGCTGGAGCAGGAGGTCCaggtgagagatacagagacggTCCACATGAAGACTGAGATCACAGTTCTGGCACAGAAGAGACCGACTATCAAAGAGCGAGTAGTGAAAAAGGAGGTGGTGAGACTAGAGAAGGACCCGGAGATGCTGAAAGCAGTTCTGACCTTTCAGACCGAGATCTCAGAGGAGGGGTTAAGATCCAAGTCCCTCAATGATGACATATTCCGCACTAGGAGCCAAATCAACACACTTGAGAGGATCATTCCCACTATCCAGCCTAAGATTGTTACCAAGGTGCTGaagagggtggaacaggacccAAAACTCATTGATGAGGTTAAGACTATCCACACCAGCCTGGAAGAGGAGAACAAGATGAACAGTGATTTGATGAAGGAACTCACCATCCTCCAGATCCGCTACAGTGAAGTGGAGAAGGTGCGGCCCAAGCTTGAGGTCAAGGAGATCGTCAATGAGATCTACAGGGTGGACCCTGAGACAGAGGTGGAGCTGGTGAGGCTAAGGAAAGAGCTGCACGACTCTAATCGAAACCACACTGATCTGGAGAAAGAAATCGACTCGGTTATGGTAGATCTTAAAACTCTGCGTTCCCAGAAACCCAAGTCGGAGTACAAGGAAGTGACCCAGGAAGTGATTAAAGAGGAGAAGAGCCCAGAGGTCATCAGGGAAATCAAGAGGTTGAATGACCAGGTTTCACTTCTGCGGGTCTCATATGACAGCACCCTGGATCTGCTGAGCCGCCTGCGCaaagagagagatgaatggaAGGTTGAAAAGTCTAAGTTAGAGACAAAGCTTGTAAACAAAGAGGTAGTCAAATACGAAAATGACCCCCTACTGGAGAAGGAGGCTGACCGTCTGAGGAGAGATGTGAGGGAGGAAATCCAGCAACGACGCAACATGGAGGAAACTGTCTTTGACCTGCAGAACAAGTACATCATGGTGGAAAGGCAGAAACCAGAGGAGAAGATTGTGATGCAGGAAGTGGTGCGTCTTGAGAAGGATCCTAAACAACTCCTGGAGTATGAAAAGCTGAACAAGAACTTGGATGAAGAGGTTAAATCCCGTAGAAAACTGGAATTGGAAGTTCGACAGTTGAGAGCCCTGgttgaggagaaagagagaaacttgGCACTGATGGACGACCGGCAAAAAAAGATTCAAGTAGAAACAGAGCTTAGACAGATCAAATCTCGCATCCTTGAGCTTGAAAATAGCCCTCAACCCATTGCGGAGAAGATCATTATTGAGGAAGTCCTCAAAGTGGAGAGAGACCCCAAGCTTGAGAAACTAACCAGTGGCTTACGCACAGACATGGATATGGAGGAAACCAACAtcagtcagttggaaagggacaTCCGAAACCTGAAGATCAAGTTGGACATTCTGCGCAAGGAAAAGTCCATTGAAAAGACTGTATATAAAGAGGTGATTCGGGTGGAGAAGGACCAGAATGTGGAGGCTGAGAGGGACCATCTCAGAGATCTAGTGTTGCAGGAAAGAAGTTCCAGACGGGATCAAGAAGATGAAATCCAGAGACTTAATACCAAAGTGACCCGGCTCCAGACCACAAAGTCAAGCACCTCTCACGAAGAAACAAGTATCACCCTCAATAGAGATTCCCtgatgagagagaaggaaaatCTCCTCCAAACACTGAGGACTTTGGAGTCTGAGAAACATGATTTAAGCATATCGTTCCAGCTGCAATCCAAGCTGATGAGTGAGAGAAACCAGATAAACAGGCAAAGGGGTTTCAAGATGGATTCTGAGGTACAACGTCTAGAGAAGGACATCCTGGATGAAAAAGACCGGATACACCAAAAGGAGACCTACATTATGGAGCTGCAGAACAATCTTAAGAAAGAGGACCACTCTgagacacacaccagagagacCAACCTCTCCACTAGAATCAGCATCCTTGACCCCGAGACTGGCAAAGACATGTCACCATATGATGCCTACTTAGAGGGCCTGATTGACCGCAACAAGTACATCCAACTTCAGGAGCTAGAATGTGACTGGGAGGAGATCACCTCAATGGGTCCAGATGGGGAGACCTCGATTCTGCAGGATCGCAAGAGTGGAAAGCAGTTCTCTGTCAAGAATGCTCTAAAGGATGGCCGCTTGACCCAGTCCGATCTGCACCGCTACAAGGAGGGTAAAATGCCTATCTCAGAATTTGCTCTCCTGGTCGCTGGGGATTCCAGACCAAAGCCTTACATTGGTCCAATCGCAACACCAAGGACACCGACAAAGACCACTGCGGCATCTTCTTTGAGCACAATGCCATCATCACTAAGGTCTTCCTACTCAAGTCTCACAAACAATAGATACGGCAGCAGTAGCAACCTGAATATTTCTAGCGGTGATGAGCTCTTCCCAATCTCTGGGGTGCTGGACTCCACCACCAACAGCCGTATGTCTGTACGTAGTGCCCTGACTCGAAACCTTATTGACCCAACCACAGCCCAGAAGCTCCTGGAGGCACAGGCAGCCACGGGTGGCATCGTCGACCTCAACAGAAAGGACAAGTTCTCAGTTCACAAAGCAGTTGAGCTGGGTCTCATTGACAAAAGTCACATGCATCTGCTACTGAATGCTCAGAAGGCCTTCACTGGAGTGGAGGATCCTGTGACAAAGGAGCGTCTCGCAGTAGGGCAAGCGGCTGAGAAAGGCTGGATACCTCAGGATAGTGCCATGAGGTACATGGAAGCACAGTACCTGACTGGGGGGCTGGTGAACCCCCATAAAGCTGGTCGCATCAGTGTCCAAGATGCTCTTAACACCAAGATAATCGACAGCACAGTAGCCAAGAACCTCCAAGACAAGTCTGCCCACACCAAAGAGTTGATTGACCCCATCACGAAAGAGAAGATCTCGTACAAGGAGGCAATGGATCGCTGCAAAAAAGATGTCACTACAGGGCTCTTGCTGCTCCCTGCAGCCTCCAGCGGTGACTCCAAAGATGCACCATCATACTCCAACTATCGAATCCCTGGCTCCTACAGCCAAGTCTAGACATGTGGCTGACACACATGCCAGATCTAGAGAGATGCTACAGCTTCAGGTGCTAAATAGAAATTCAcatcacaacaacacaaacacatgttCTTTTGATGTTTTTATGGTAAAGGTAGAACATTTTTATAGTTCTGATTGTTGAAGTCAGAAAATGTCTAGGTTGAACTGTACACATTTACCTGTTCTTTATTGATGCTATGATTCTCAAGAGTTGCTGTACACATCATTTAAATTAATGTTTGGTGAAGAGCTTTCTTTGATTTGTTTTTCAGTATTGTGAGAGCCATTTCTTCCAATAAACTTTCAAATAAGCACTCATTACATTTTTCAAAACAAACGTTGGTCTCTGTGTATGATTACTCCTATATGATGGTGGTAATTGTTGAAGTTCAAgttgtttatttgtcacatggacAGGAACACATTGTGGTGTACTGTACACAGTACAAGGACATTCTTGCTTTCATGTTCACCTCTAAACAATGTGACAATAATAGAAAAAGTAAAAAACTAATCAAATAAAAATTGAACTCAAtggaataaaaataaaaaattgagcAGGAAAATGACTTCAAGGTCAGGGATTAGCCTTTCAAAGAATAGTATTGTCTTTTCAGTAATGGCAGTGGCCCCCCTCTTTCCTGGTGTTTAGTGTGCTGTCAATTTCACTTCTGTGACCACATGATAACATGAGGATGTCTGTGTTTTGACATTCTCATGAGATGGCAGAACCATACAAGGTAGCATGCCAATGCAATAAACCGTG contains:
- the LOC115104291 gene encoding envoplakin-like codes for the protein MFSKKKEYDLVKVAQSQGNDVAVLVARMQSNADRVEKNVLRSEELMAVDTVNDKKGRPLLHQKENTEILAEAEGLLKDLFLDLDRAKKLSHPQAGEIEIDVRNLHDRWSKDCTMYRDLYEAVQEVELTPRIDWSQVLEEKQKQISAERYGPNLSDVEKQIASHNILHQEIEAYGSQMNRSSTGSPAKLSTFQRQYTDLLEASLWRHRYLASLYDYMQGCSKELVYLSEYQERILRKDWSDRMLDPPGVRMEYEKFKNNTLLTHESETNQLQMDGDRLVEMKHPASSTIRAHSDALQNEWQSFLNLCICQEVHLDNIDNYRKYQLDVETLSESMKRLNSNLDPKSLNNKNNPEILLQLEGDERAIERNEQRLVALREFSSTIAPLKLRRLRPTKPTPVVSLCEWTNGEDSVSQAEKLMLKSNLDDENWEVQTSTGKTKTLPGACFLVPPPDTEAIEKVESLDRELSNLKRKRTTLMASLRSPGVEVVRSVRAAPVANAPVDPKTTVLASQLDKISENLDHSEKDILSRLRAPLDRSDPTRDLANRLKEHERDTLTVRNLEAEKAAVQRDMDPMLAQKPLGPTTSALSLKLSGLNNKFDDTNVLCDLYNKKATASMFLERQINMVDNSVSSFEEQLAEDAAIPDVPNVLQTRIAKLQNMRKDVALKQDEMLKLSRDLESTEQLSRSLQKGFNEYCPDIRRQQTEVKHLKNRYANVNSQLQERTILLQEATNKNQGFQSSVQSLNLFLTNLPNNTINPSDGLSQINFKQNSQKRVVEDIKRKSDDVGLAVKQSRDLQNVLNEYEAKSDKYRGTLKDVDDEDAKRRHTSAMADAVLKKERALLNLYSEVSAENDQLLNKMGLAKNIIAQNEEKVSQVVVKQERQLQSQQKDLEETDVLKRELADETTRRSHAENELATYRKRFISLKSRRGVERMEEREVVQYYRDPKLEGDLVSLKSRIKDETTKHSGTQTEIKVVNENIIRRETELTNVKPRLLTKVLTEFERDPQLDKEATKLREEMRKLEQEVQVRDTETVHMKTEITVLAQKRPTIKERVVKKEVVRLEKDPEMLKAVLTFQTEISEEGLRSKSLNDDIFRTRSQINTLERIIPTIQPKIVTKVLKRVEQDPKLIDEVKTIHTSLEEENKMNSDLMKELTILQIRYSEVEKVRPKLEVKEIVNEIYRVDPETEVELVRLRKELHDSNRNHTDLEKEIDSVMVDLKTLRSQKPKSEYKEVTQEVIKEEKSPEVIREIKRLNDQVSLLRVSYDSTLDLLSRLRKERDEWKVEKSKLETKLVNKEVVKYENDPLLEKEADRLRRDVREEIQQRRNMEETVFDLQNKYIMVERQKPEEKIVMQEVVRLEKDPKQLLEYEKLNKNLDEEVKSRRKLELEVRQLRALVEEKERNLALMDDRQKKIQVETELRQIKSRILELENSPQPIAEKIIIEEVLKVERDPKLEKLTSGLRTDMDMEETNISQLERDIRNLKIKLDILRKEKSIEKTVYKEVIRVEKDQNVEAERDHLRDLVLQERSSRRDQEDEIQRLNTKVTRLQTTKSSTSHEETSITLNRDSLMREKENLLQTLRTLESEKHDLSISFQLQSKLMSERNQINRQRGFKMDSEVQRLEKDILDEKDRIHQKETYIMELQNNLKKEDHSETHTRETNLSTRISILDPETGKDMSPYDAYLEGLIDRNKYIQLQELECDWEEITSMGPDGETSILQDRKSGKQFSVKNALKDGRLTQSDLHRYKEGKMPISEFALLVAGDSRPKPYIGPIATPRTPTKTTAASSLSTMPSSLRSSYSSLTNNRYGSSSNLNISSGDELFPISGVLDSTTNSRMSVRSALTRNLIDPTTAQKLLEAQAATGGIVDLNRKDKFSVHKAVELGLIDKSHMHLLLNAQKAFTGVEDPVTKERLAVGQAAEKGWIPQDSAMRYMEAQYLTGGLVNPHKAGRISVQDALNTKIIDSTVAKNLQDKSAHTKELIDPITKEKISYKEAMDRCKKDVTTGLLLLPAASSGDSKDAPSYSNYRIPGSYSQV